The Fundidesulfovibrio terrae genomic sequence CACGGAATCCGATCCCCGGGTGGATGCGTCCTGCCCATCATTCGTGTCGGTTTTGGCATATATCAAATTTGGCATATTAATGACGCTGACGGGACCTTGTCTGAATGTTAAAAATTAAAAATATGTCTTTTTGTTTTGTATTTACAGCGACTGTGCAAGTTGTGACTGCAATGTTCTTGCGATCAGGATAAATACAATCTCACTGATGCGGAATTGAATGCAAATTAAAGTGAGTCTGTCCTTTTGTGATCGATGCGTTACACGGATTTAGCATGTCAACATCAATGTGTAACGGTAACATTTATGAAGTATGTTAAATATAACATAAAGCGCACATTTGAATTAAAGCAGCAAAGAGTGCGCCAATGAAATATAACTTATATTTCAGCGCGTTGAGAGGCGTTGGGGTAGGGCGCGGCGAAAAATGAGAGACAAATGCCTTCCTGCGTCGGAGATACGGAATCCGCCGGAGGAATGGGATTTGCGAAAAGATTAGTTATTCAGAGATGTTATTAATGGGGTGAAAAAAAGAACCACCCTTTCGGGCAGATGGGTAAAAAAGACACAATCCTCACGCTTGCCTAAAAAAAGATGTCGGTAATAAATCCTGCATTTACAGTCTTTGGTGAGCGAGCGGGTCGAGGGGGCTTCGCGGAAAGGGCTGCAAACTCCCGCCGCTGGTGAGCGCCGCGCGCCGCGTCGGTGCGAACCCCGGCTTGTCCACCCCGTCCCTGCAGGTCTTGTTCGCGCCGGATCAGGTGTACCCCCCAAGGGCAGGGTGCCTTGGCCGAGGGTTCCGACCGCTCAGCGGGAGGTGTTGCGAGCGCCCTTGCGGCCCTTTTTCCCGGAGGTTCCCACGCAGAAGCCGCTGTGTGGGCCGTCGGTGCGCCACTCCCAGGACAGGCCGCCCGCGTCCAGGGACACGATGGATTCGAGCTCGCGCACGTTGCCCGGGAACTCGTGGCGGGCGAGCCTCTTGGCCAGGTCCTCCAGGCTCTCGAGGGATGCCTCCCGGGAGGACTTGAGCCGGGAGAAATAGGCCACGATGGCCGGGATGTCCTGCCTGCGTTCGCGAAGCGGGGGCACGTGGATGCGCCGGAAGCGATCGAGGAATCCGGGAATCATGGTCCCGGGGGCGTCGAGAACGCGCCGGGGCAGGTTGGTGGTGCATATCCACTGGGCGGGAGAGTCCTGCGCCGGCTGGTCCCAGGCCCGCAGCAGGCGCTCCTGCACGCCGCTTGGCATGTCCCCCATCTCCTCCAGCACCAGCGTGCCCCCGGCGGCCTGCGCCTCAAGGGGCTGCCCCGCGCTCCGGGCCGGGCCTTCGCCGAAGAGCGTGCCCAGGAGCACCGGGGCCTCGAGCCCGGCGGTGGTCACGGACACGAAGGGCGCGTACGGGTCCCGGCTGGCGTGGATGAACCGGGCCAGCAGGCTCTTGCCCACCCCGGTCTCGCCCGTGAGCAGCACGGGGGCGGGCGATTCGGCGAGGTCGCGGCACACGCCCACAATCTCGTGCATGGCCTGGTGGCAGACCACCAGGGCCACCTGGTCGTCCAGGGGGATGACTTCGCGGCTTACGAACCAGTCTGGCAGGCTTGCCAGAGCGGGGGCCTCGTCGTGCTCGGGGGGGGCGGGGGTGTGGTCGTGCATGCATAGGCTTTAACAAGATGCATGCCAGGGGAAGCAGGAGGGGCGAGGGTGTCCGGGTGTTTTGCAACCCTTCGTTTTTGCGTGCTCTTTTTAATCGCCCCGATTTGGGATGCCCTCCGGGCCTGCCGAGTGTGTTTCAATCTGGAACATGCCCCGGGGTCGCCCGGCAGGAGGCCTCACTCCAGCTTGAACTGCTTGAGCTTGCGCCACAGGGTGGTCCTGGGGATGTCCAGGATCTGGGCGGCCAACCCCTTGTTGCGCCCGGTGCGCGTGAGCACCCGGGCGATGTGGCGGCGCTCCACCTCCTCCAGGCTCTGGAGGCGTTCGCCCTCCACGGAGTCGAAGTCCATCTGGCGCAGGTCCTGGGGCAGGTCGGCCACGGTGACGGCCTCGCCCTCGCACAGGGCCACGGCCCGCTCGATGATGTTCTCGAGCTCGCGCACGTTGCCCGGGAAATTGTAGTTCATGAGTATCTGCAGGGCCTGGGGGCGCACGGCGCGCACGTCCTTGTGGAAGAGCAGGCTGTACTTGTCCATGAAGTGGCGGGTGAGCAGCGGGATGTCCTCGCGCCTTTCGGCAAGCCGCGGCAACTGGATGCCCACCACATTGAGGCGGTAGTAGAGGTCTTCGCGGAAGAGGCCCTGGGCCACCTCCTGCTTGAGGTCACGGTTGGTGGCGGCGATGACCCGGATGTCCAGGTCGATGGGCCGGGTGCCGCCCACGCGCAGGATGCTGCGCTCCTGGATGACGTGCAGGAGCTTCACCTGCATGGCGAGCGGCATCTCGCCGATCTCGTCCAGAAAGACCGTGCCGCCCCCGGCGGATTCCAGAAGCCCGATGCGGGTGGCCAGGGCCCCGGTGAAGGCGCCTTTCTCGTAGCCGAAGAGTTCGCTTGAGATGAGCTCCTCGGTAAAGCCGCCGCAGTTGAAGGACACGAAAGCCTGGTCCTTGCGTGGGGAGAGCTTGTGGATGGCCCGGGCCACCAGGGCCTTGCCCGTGCCGCTGGCCCCCTGGATCAGCACGTTGCAGCCCACCGGCGCGATCTTGCGGATGAGTTCGAACACCTGGCGCATGGAGGCGCTGGCCCCGATCATGGATTCGAGCCCGGTCTCCTCGCGCAGGGCCTGGCGCAAAAGCCGGTTCTCCCGGCGCATGGACACCTTCTCGCAGGCGCTCTTGACCAGGCTTCGCACCTCGGCCAGCTTCACGGGCTTGGCCACGTAATGGAACGCGCCCAGCTTGATGGCCTCGATGGCCGTATCCAGTCCGCCGTGGCCCGTCACGAGGATGACTTCGGTGTCGTCTCCGGAACCCTTGAGGCGCGACAGGGCCTCCATGCCGGAAATCCCCGGCAGCACCATGTCCAAGAGGGCCAGGTCGAAGGGTTTCTCCCGTCCCCGTTCCAGGAAGGATTCCGCGTCCTCGAAGGTTTCTACCTCGAAGCCGTCGCGGAAAAGCGCGTCGCCCAGGCGCTTGCGGGCCACGGCCTCGTCGTCCACCACGGCGATCCTACAGGTCATGCCCGGCCTCCCCGTCCGCCGCACCGGCGGACTCCTGGAGGGGTGCGCCCGGGGCCTTGGCCGCCTTGGGCAGGAACACGTAGAAGGCCGTGCCCTGTCCCGGCTCGCTCTCCACCTCGATGCGCCCTCCGTGGCGCTTGATGATGGAGTAGGTCACGGCGAGCCCAAGACCCGTGCCCTTGCCCACTTCCTTGGTGGTGAAGAAGGGCTCGAAGATGTGCGACAGGTTCTTCGGGTCGATGCCCTTGCCGGAGTCGCGCACGATGAAACAGATGAAGTCGCTGGCGTCGCGCCCGGACACGTCGATGCGCCCCCCGGCCGGGGTGGCCTGCACGGCGTTCTGCAGGAGGTTCAGAAACACCTGCTGCAGATGGCGCAGGTTTCCGGCCACCTTGTCCAGGCCGTGCGGCACGTCCACGTTCATGGTCAGGCCCGAGATCAGGATCTGGTTCTTGAGCAGGGCCAGCGAGCTCTTCACCACCACATCCGGGGACAGGGGGCTGAACTTGGCCTTTTCCGTGCGCGAGAAGTCCAGCAGGTTGCGCACGATCTCCCCGGCCCGCTCCGCCTGGGAGAGGATGTCGCGGGCCGCCTCCTGGCCGTCCTCGTCCAAGTTGTCCGCGTGGGTCTCGAGGAGCGTCTCGGCCGAGAGCACGATGTTGTTGAGGGGGTTGTTGATCTCGTGGGCGATCCCGGCGGTGAGCGTGCCGATGGCCGCGATCTTGCGGGCCTGGAGCAGGTCCTCCTGGTTGGCGGTCAGTTCCATGGCCATGCGGTTCAGGGCGTCCAGGAGCCCTGAAATTTCCACGATGTGCTGCCCGCCGCCGTCCACGGGGCTGAAGTCGCCCTTGGCCACCCGCGCGGTGATCTGGCCGATCATGCCCAAGGGCTTAAGCAGGCTCTGGGCGATGACCTTGACCAGGATGGCCATGAACACCAGGAACACGCCCAGGTAGGCGAAGGGCAGGAGCGACACCTCGAAGATGGTCTTGTTGATGCGGTCGCGCTTGGTGCGGCTGAGCTGTTCGGCCATGCCCACCAGGAGCTTGCCGGTGGAGCGGGCGTTGTCCTTGGCCACGTCTCCCGCCCCTTCCAGCGAGGACAGGTCCTCGCGGTACTGGGCCAGGGTCTTCTGGAAGGCCGCCAGCACTTTCGGCCCGGCCAGGTTGGCGAGGTCGTCCCCCAGGCTGTCCACGGCCGCCTCTGCCTGGTCCAGGTAGAGAAGCCCCTCGCGCAGGCTCTCCGCCCCCCCGTAGATCAAGAGGTTCTTCTCGTAGCGGCGGGCTTCCAGGATGGCGTTGAACAGATCGTCGTAGCGCTCGCTCAGGTGGAGCCTTTCGCTCACCGCGGCCAGCGTCCAGACGTTCAGGGCAGTGAGCCCGCAGGCCACCAGGAAGGCCACCAGGAAAAGGGTCAGGATCTTGCCCTTGATGGAATTGAAAAAGACCTTGAGCCGCTCCACGGAGTTCATGGCGTGCCCCTCCTTCTGCCGTCCGGCCCGAGCGTAGATCATGTTCCAATTTGATACAAGCCAAAGAGGCGAGAATGTTTCGATTTGGAACGAGGGCTCGGCAAGGAGCCGGGCCATGAAAAAAGAATGGTGTAATTCTCTTATGTTAGCGCATATTTCGATTGTGGCCCCATCATTGCTTTAGCCTCTGCGGCGGAAACACCAAGCATGGAACGTATCCTCGTAGGCATCGACGCGTCGCACCCCTCCTGGGAATCGCTGGTCCGGGCCCTGTGCCTGGCTCCGCGCATCCAGGCCAGGGTCTCTGTCCTGACCGTTTTTCCCCCGAAGGGGGGCAACGGGCCGGGAGGCGCGACGGGGATGGACACGCCCGAGGGCAGGGCCGTGCTGCGCAGAGTGGAATCGGAGATCGAATCCGCCAAGTCGGCTGGGGCCAACGTCGATCTGTTCGTGGCCGAAGGGCGCTACGACCAGGAGCTGATCGACGCGGCGGGGCAACTGAAAACGACCCTGCTGGTGGCTGCCGCCGCCGGAGGGGACGACCAGGGCGGGGAGCGCGAGTCCGAACTTCTCGGCAGGATACTCAACGGAGTGGACTGCCGCGTGGAGCTGGTCTCGCCCAAGAGACACCACGAACGCAAAAAGGACGGGGCATGAGCATTCCAGTGGAACTTTACCTGCCCATCGCGGGCAACAGCGTGAACATCGCGGCCGTGTTCGGCCTGGGGGGGGCGGTCGGCCTGCTTTCGGGCATCTTCGGCGTGGGCGGGGGCTTTCTCATGACCCCGCTCCTCATCATGATGGGCATCCCGCCCACCGTGGCGGCGGCCTCGGACTCCAACCAGATCGTGGGAGCCTCCACGTCCGGCACCCTGGCGCACCTGCGCCTGGGCAACGTGGACGTGAAGATGGGGTTTCTCCTGCTGATCGGCGGCGTGCTCGGGGGCACGGTGGGAGTCGAGATCATCAAGGTGCTGCGCCAGATGGGCAATGCGGACTTCCTCATCAACGTCACCTACGTGCTGATGCTGGGCCTGGTCGGCGGCTACATGTTCATCGAGAGCCTGCAGGCCATGCGCAAGGCCAAGGCCCCGGCGAAAAACGAGCCCGAGAAGCACGTCAAGTCCGGAGCGTTCGCCCGGTTCACGGCGAGCCTGCCCTGGCAGATGGATTTCAAGCGCTCGGGCGTGCGCATGTCGCCGCTGCTGCCGTTGTTCCTTGGCGGACTGGTGGGCGTTCTGTCGGCCATCATGGGCGTGGGCGGCGGCTTCATCATGGTGCCGGTCATGGTCTACCTGCTGCGCATGCCCATGCACGTGGTGGTGGGCACGAGCCTGTTCCAGATCCTCTTCACCTGCATCAACGTCACGGTGATGCAGTCCGTGTCCAACCACACCGTGGACTTCGTCCTGGCGTTGATCCTGCTGATCGGCTCGTCGCTGGGAGCCCAGATCGGGGCCAAGGTCGGCAAGAAGCTCCACGGCGAGCAGCTGAAGATCCTGCTGGCCTCTCTGGTGCTCGTGGTGATGTTCAAGATTCTCTACGAACTGATCGCCCGGCCGGACGTGCTGCTGGCCTATGTGGGAGGACACTAGCATGAAACGCGCAGCGATTCTTCTCTGCATCCTCTTGGCCGCGGCGTTCGCGCCCATGGCCGCCCGGGCCTCGGGCATCGACTTCACCGCCCAGCCCGGCAGCATCGACATCCACGCCCTCTACAACGGGACCTCACTGCAGGTGGAAGGCCGCGTGCCCGAGGGCTCCCAGGTGGTGCTGCGTTTCGTCGGCTCCTCCGAGGACGTGCGCATGAAGGAGAAGGGCAAGGCCCTGGGCCTTCTGTGGATGAACATGAACACCCTGCACTTCGGCAACGTGCCCAAGGTGTGCCTCATCGACTCCTCGGCCCCCATGAAGGACCTGGGCCTGGCCGGTGCCAAGCTCGGCCTGGAGGGTCTGGCCGACAACATCTCCATCGACCCGCCTTCGGCCGACCGCAAGGCGCTCCTGCCCGAGCTTCTGCTGCTCAAAGGCCAGGAGGGCCTGTTCCGCCAGGAGTCTTCCGCCGTGAAGCTCGGCGAGAAGCACGACGGCATGCAGGCGTTCAGCGCCGTGCTCGCCATCCCCTCGCGCCTGTCTCCCGGCACCTACTCCGTGGAAGTCTTCGCGGTGAAGGACGGCGTGGTCCAGGGCCAGTCCGCCAAGCCCGTGGACGCCCGGCTCATCGGGGTGCCCGCCCTCATGGCCGATCTGGCTTTCAACCACGGGGCGTGGTATGGCATCTTGGCTTCGATCATAGCCATCCTGGGCGGACTGGCCATCGGGCTGGTCTTCCAGAGCAAAGGGGCGCACTAGCATCACATGGAACTGCCGAGCATCAAGGACCTCTTCGCCGGGTGGCGCAAAAAGCCGCCCGTGCCCTTCTCGGTGCTCTTCAAGAAATTCAAGAGTATCCTGGAGCGCAACAACTCGATACTTGAGCTCATCGGAGACATGGGCGACAAGCTCGGGGGCGACTACGTCTTCGACCGGCAGTACATCTTCGACTCCTGCGAGAGGCTCGGCGACCAGGTCTTCAAGCTCGTCTCGGATTTGAGCCTTCTGTGCCAGCGCAAGAACGTGTCCCTGTTCACGGCATTCGAGCGCGTACAGCATCAGATCCGCGAAGAGCTGGCCGGCCGCCGGGCCCTTTCGCGCTCCGACCACATCCTGCCCCTGGCCGAGCTGACCCACGACCTGGCCGACGAGGGCGGCAACAAGATGGCCAGCCTGGGCGACATCAGGAACATCCTGGGCTGCACCGTGCCCGAGGGGTTCGTCGTCACCGCCGGGGCCTACTTCGAGGCCATGGAGCGCGCGGGGTTGCGCAAGCTGGCCGCCCAGACCACCAAGCACCTCTGCGACACCCGGGGCCAGGGCCTGGAGGAGGCGTCGCTGCGGCTGCGCCAGTCCATCCTGTCCATGCCCCTGCCCAGGAGCCTGTCCAAGGCCGTGGAGCAGGCCGCGCGCAAGCTGGCGGGCGAAGGCGGCGCGCTTCTGGCCGTGCGTTCCAGCGCCTGGGGCGAGGACGGCGAATCGAGCTTCGCCGGCATGTACGAGAGCGTGCTGGGCGTGGCTCCGGCGGACATCCTGGACGCCTACCGCCGGGTGCTGGCCAGCCTCTTCTGCGAGGACGCCCTGCGCTACCGCATGCACCACGACACGACCTGCGAGGAGCCAGCCATGGCCGTGGGCGTCATGCGCATGGTGGACGCCCGGACCAGCGGCGGCCTCTACACCTACGCCCCGCTCCAGGAGCATGACCAGCCCATGGTGGTGAGCGCCGCCTGGGGCCTGGGCAAGCCCATCGTCGACGGCACAGCCGAGACAGACACCTATTTCCTGCGCCGCGAGCCACCCCACGAGACCATCTCCTCCGAGGTGAGCCCCAAGACCACGCGGCTGGGCCTGGACCCCTCCGGCGGCACGCGCACTGAGTCCGTTCCCGCGGAACTGCGCGACAACGCCTGCCTGGACCGCGGGCAGCTCGCCCTCCTGGCCGAGACGGCCATGAACCTGGAGCGCTTCTTCAAGCGCCCTCTGGACGTGGAGTGGGCCTTCACCCCGGACGGCACGCTCACCGTGCTCCAGGCCCGCCCGCTTTCCATCCGGCCGCGCTCCTGCTCCCTGGGCGAGGACGTGGCCGAGGCGGCCAAGGACGCTCCGGTGATCTTCTCCGGCAAGGGGGTCACGGCCATGGGCGGCGTGGCCTCGGGCCGGGTGCACATCGTGGACAACGACCCGGACCTCGCGGACTTCCCCTACGGGGGCATCCTGGTGGCCCGTCATTCCTCGCCGCGCTACGCCCGCATCATGCCCAAGTGCCGGGGCATCATCGCCGACGTGGGCTCGGCCACGGGCCACATGGCCACCATCGCCCGGGAGCTCAGGGTGCCGACCCTCGTGGGCGCGGGCAACGCCACCCGCGTGCTGCGCCAGGGCCAGGAGATCACCTTGGACGCCGACCACAAGGTGGTCTACGACGGGGCCGTGGAAGCCCTGTGCCGCTACGAACTCTCCAAGGAGGACGTCTTCGAGGAGTCCTGGGAATACCGCACCTTGAAGCGCGTGCTGCGCCACATCAGCCCGCTGACGCTGCTGGACCCGAAGTCGGACCAATTCCGCCCCGAGTCCTGCAAGACCTTCCACGACATCGCGCGCTACGTGCACCAGCGCGCCGTGGACAAGCTCATCTCCCTGGCCGAGACCCACCAGGACCTGACCGAGGGCGCGCCCCGCCGCCTGGCCACCAAGCTGCCGCTGGGCATGACCATCATCGACGTGGACGGCGGGCTTGCGCCGGGCGAGGGCGACGAGGTGGGCGAGGACGCCGTGCGCTGCCGCCCCTTGAGCGCCATCCTGGACGGCATGAACGCCGCGGGCATGTGGGAGACCCGTCCCGTGCCCGTGGACCTGGGCAGCTTCATGTCCAGCGTCACCCGCACCTTCTCCGCCGACCAGTCCCACCCCACCCGCATGGGGCGCAACCTGGCCGTGGTCTCCCGGGAATACCTGAACCTGCACCTGCGGCTGGGCTACCATTTCACCGTGGTGGACGCCTACCTGGGCGGTTCCATCAACGACAACGTCATCTTCTTCCGCTTCATGGGCGGCGTCACCGACTTCACCCGCCGCTCCCGCCGGGCCACGCTGGTGGCTGACATCCTGGAGCAGTTCGATTTCGTGGTGGAGACCGCCGGGGACATGGTCACGGGCCGGGTCAAGAAGCACCCCACCCGGGCGATGCTCGACAAGATGTTCATGCTGGGCGGGCTGATCGGCTACACGCGCCAGCTCGACGCCATGCTCGACTCCGACGAGGCCGGGCAGCGCCACGTCCAGGAATTCCTGCAACGCATCAGTGCATTGAGGGAGGCACGAGAGTGACCGACGACATTTCCCCTGCCGCCGCGGCAGACGCCGCCAAAGGCAGGACCAGCATCCTGGTGCTCGACGACGAGCCCATTGTCTGCAAGCGCTTGAGGCCCTTTTTCCAGAAGGCGGGCTACGAGGTGGAGGCTTTCACCAACCCCGCCGAAGCCCTGGAGCGCGTCACGCAACGCCGCTTCGACGTGGTCATCACCGACCTCAAGATGGAAGGCCTGGACGGGCTGGCCTTCCTGGGCAAGGTCAAGGCCCTGTACCCGGACACCGGCGTCATCGTCATCACCGGCTTCGCCACCATGGAGACCGCCCGGGAATCCTTCCGCAAGGGCGTGTTCGACTTCGTGGCCAAACCCTTCAAGCTGGCCGAGATTCTCGACGGCGTCCGGCGCATCGAGAAGGAGAAGGGGCTGGGAACGGCGAAGTAGGAGCAGGCTGAAGGGAGCGGGGGCCTTTGCAAGGGAAGGCTCCGGCGGCCGAAGGGCAGGCCCCTTTGGAATCCCCTGAATGAGGTTGTCGGTAAATTCGGACGCGCCGAGTGAGGCCGGGGAGGGCCATGGGCAAGGCGGGAAGCAGGCAGGACGAAGCGACGGGCCCGGGTTCCGCCCGGTTCCTGCTGCGCACGTTCAAGCGCATCCTGGAGTGCAACACCCTGGCGCTCGAGCGCATGGCCCAGATGGACCGCGCCCTTGGCGGTGAATACGTTTTCGACAAGGCCTTCCTGGAAAGCGCCGCGCGCGACGTCTGCTCCCTCACCCACCGCACCGCCTATCATCTGAACGGCATGGCCGACGAAGGCTATGTGGACCTGTACGACGCCTACCTGCGGGTGAAGGACGCCCTGGAGGACGTCCTGTCCGGTGGCATGGGGCCGCTGGCCGGACGGCGCGTGCTGCCCTTTTCCGAGATCGGCTGGGAGATGGAGCCCCTGGTTGGCCTGTGCAACGTGGGCTTGGCAGTGCTCGGCGCGCGGATGGGGCTGCCCGCGCCGGACGGGCTGGCGGTGACGGTCACGGGCATGGCCGGGCTCTCCGGGACTTCCCGCGACGAAATACTGGCCGAGATGGCGCACGGAGTTGGGGACCTGTTCACCCGCGCTGGGGGACGGGCGATTCTGGAACTGAGCCTCGTCGACGCCGGGTCCGGAGGGGCTGGAAAAATCCTGGCCACGGCCCAGGCGGACTCGCCCGGATCGGCCTGCGAAGCCGTTCTGGCCTTCGCCGCCGGTGATGCGGACGCGCCCGGCGAGGCGGGCACGGCCGCTGGAACGGGAGCGCCTGGAACAGGCGGCCTTGCCGGAAGCCCCGGGATTTCCCGGGACGCCCGGCCCCAGGCCGTGTGCATCCGCCTCCGGCCTGAAGCCGCGGTCATCGGAACGCTGCAGACCCTGGCCTTCGACCCCAATCTTCCTCCGTCCATGCTCCTCTCGTCCCGCGCCCCGGCTGGGCCCGCACTGCCGGATCGCTGCTGGCTGTCCCGCAGCGCGCCCCATGACCCCTTGCGCTCCCGGATATCCCCCAAGGAAGCCGGAACGTCCCTACCTGGCGGCGACGCCCTGTCCGTGTCCTCGGGGCGGCGGCTGCGCGGCTCGGCGTGGCTCTTGCCCGCCCAGACCGCCCTGCTGGCCGAGCTGGGCCTGGCCGCCGAGCGCGCCTTGGGCGGACCGTGCGTGCTTTCATTTGTCCTCACGCCGCGTGGGCGAGTGCGGATCACCGCCATCGAGCCCATCACCACGCCGTATCCGGAGTGGATCGGGGCCGAGGGGCAGGACGAGCTGGAACTGCCGGACGAGGGCGACATCATCCTCGACGGCGGGCAGATCGCCTGCGGCGGCGTGGGGGCCGGTCCCGTAGTCCCCATTGATGACGACACCCTCCCGGACTCCGTGCCCCTGGGCGCGGTGGGAGTCGCGCGGGCCGCCTCGCCCGCTCTGTCGCGCATCGTGCCCAGGCTTGGGGCGCTGCTGGCCGAGGTGGGCACCGCGGCCAGCCACCTGGCCACCGTGGCTCGCGAGAACCGCGTCCCGGCCGTGTTCGGCTTGAAGGGCGCGGCCGCGCTCGAGGCCGGGTCCATGGTCACGGTGGACGCGGACCAGGGCGCGGTCTACCGGGGCGTGGCCGAATCCCTGCTGCGCCAGGCCGCCCTCCAGGGGGCGCAGACCGGCACCGAGCCCGAATACCTCGTGCTGCGCCGCCTTCTGCGCCACATCCGGCCCCTGAACCTGGTGGACCCGCAATCGCGCGATTTCGACGCCGCTCATTGCCGCACCTGCCACGACATCCTCCATTTCGCCCACGAGAAGGCCGTGGACCTGCTCCTGTCCATGGGCACGCCCGGCCAGAACGGGCTCGGCCAGCCGCGCCGCCTGGAAGAGGACTCCCCCTTCGCCCTGGGCATCGTGGACGTGGGGGGCGGTCTCGCGGGCGTCTCCGGCCCTGTGACCCTGGCGGACGTCGAAAGCGAGCCCCTACGCGCCTTCCTGGAGGGGCTCCTGCTGAAGGACGTGCGCCGCGACGCCCCGGCCCGGCTGTCCCTG encodes the following:
- a CDS encoding PEP-utilizing enzyme → MGKAGSRQDEATGPGSARFLLRTFKRILECNTLALERMAQMDRALGGEYVFDKAFLESAARDVCSLTHRTAYHLNGMADEGYVDLYDAYLRVKDALEDVLSGGMGPLAGRRVLPFSEIGWEMEPLVGLCNVGLAVLGARMGLPAPDGLAVTVTGMAGLSGTSRDEILAEMAHGVGDLFTRAGGRAILELSLVDAGSGGAGKILATAQADSPGSACEAVLAFAAGDADAPGEAGTAAGTGAPGTGGLAGSPGISRDARPQAVCIRLRPEAAVIGTLQTLAFDPNLPPSMLLSSRAPAGPALPDRCWLSRSAPHDPLRSRISPKEAGTSLPGGDALSVSSGRRLRGSAWLLPAQTALLAELGLAAERALGGPCVLSFVLTPRGRVRITAIEPITTPYPEWIGAEGQDELELPDEGDIILDGGQIACGGVGAGPVVPIDDDTLPDSVPLGAVGVARAASPALSRIVPRLGALLAEVGTAASHLATVARENRVPAVFGLKGAAALEAGSMVTVDADQGAVYRGVAESLLRQAALQGAQTGTEPEYLVLRRLLRHIRPLNLVDPQSRDFDAAHCRTCHDILHFAHEKAVDLLLSMGTPGQNGLGQPRRLEEDSPFALGIVDVGGGLAGVSGPVTLADVESEPLRAFLEGLLLKDVRRDAPARLSLGDIMGGIGRTSQALSADPASAGLNLAIAARDYANVTLRLGYHFSVVDAVVSPRPEHTFVYFRFAGGFADNERRARRAGLLLNVLERLGFRATRKGDLVVGKRKLMEAPDALETLRFLGALTAYTRQLDVELVSDVHVEHFTRRFLEASGLDVLHSGEAR